In one Nitrososphaera viennensis EN76 genomic region, the following are encoded:
- a CDS encoding DNA double-strand break repair nuclease NurA, whose translation MFNEIILDAIRNREAKLAGIRDVNYDRIMAQAGSRWVNYAPRPAKCESAGIDSSWNKRGFQGLDLYAIAAVAVTSANRQVAREWESSITGVARAEKLDVRAMAMEARMARKAVEDPGVDITCVDGSIVARARGSLDAASVLRQYGESVFIAKTSNSRLQFEDLDSQAGDIYYYGHLDKKAGFSVPQRARFSAGDVYEIYARLKDYTPVVRIEIDSASWGVGIDEVKPMLDMLSYHSVAGYPYCLKLAHKTCKISNEDIDRLASIYSLQNEQGARDALNE comes from the coding sequence GTGTTCAACGAGATAATACTTGACGCAATAAGGAACAGGGAGGCCAAGCTTGCCGGGATAAGGGACGTCAACTATGACAGGATAATGGCGCAGGCCGGCTCGCGTTGGGTGAACTATGCGCCAAGGCCGGCCAAGTGCGAGTCTGCCGGCATTGACAGCAGCTGGAACAAGCGGGGTTTTCAGGGGCTGGACCTGTACGCGATAGCCGCGGTGGCAGTCACGAGCGCAAACAGGCAAGTCGCAAGGGAGTGGGAAAGCAGCATAACCGGCGTGGCAAGGGCGGAAAAACTTGACGTCAGGGCGATGGCGATGGAGGCAAGGATGGCGCGCAAAGCAGTCGAGGATCCAGGCGTCGACATCACGTGTGTCGACGGCTCGATAGTGGCAAGGGCCCGGGGAAGCCTTGACGCGGCAAGCGTGCTCAGGCAGTATGGCGAGTCTGTCTTTATCGCAAAAACGTCAAACAGCAGGCTGCAGTTTGAGGACCTGGATTCGCAGGCAGGCGACATTTACTACTACGGTCACCTTGACAAGAAGGCAGGTTTTAGTGTGCCGCAGAGGGCACGCTTTTCTGCAGGCGATGTCTATGAAATCTACGCCCGGCTCAAGGACTATACTCCAGTGGTGAGGATCGAGATAGACAGCGCAAGCTGGGGCGTCGGCATTGACGAGGTAAAGCCGATGCTTGACATGCTGAGCTACCACTCTGTAGCGGGCTACCCGTACTGCCTGAAACTCGCGCACAAGACCTGCAAGATAAGCAATGAAGATATAGACAGGCTTGCAAGCATCTACAGCTTGCAGAATGAGCAGGGAGCGAGGGACGCGCTGAATGAGTGA